The Thermomonospora amylolytica sequence CCTGAGCATCCGCACCGTCGAGACGCACCTGTCGCACATCTTCGCCAAGCTCGGCGTCAGCTCCCGCGTCGCGGTCGTCAACGCCCTCGGCCGGCTGGAGGAGTCCGGCGACGGCGGGTGACCCGGACCCGCTGACGTCCGCGTCGCATACCCGCCCATCCGTGTCGCGGTACGTGGATATCAGGGTTTGCCACGATGTCCTCCGTCACCGCTCGGCGGGATAGTCGTTCCCGTCGAGCCCGTTCCGTCTCCCACCGGGCGCGCACGCACTGGAGGACCGATGAGCGACCGCATCCCGCGGTTCACGCACGCCGGTGTCACGGACGCGGAGATCTCCGTGCATCCGTTCGCCACCGAGGACGGGCTGGGGCTGCAGCTGACCCGGTTCCGGCGTGCCGACTGCGACGACGTGGTGCTGCTCGTGCACGGGCTGACGATGTCCAGCGACATGTTCGTCATGCCCGAGCACCGCAACCTGGTGACCCACCTGCACGACGAGGGGTTCACCGACGTGTGGGCGGTCGACTTCCGGATGAGCAACCGCTACCCGTACGACATGGAGACCCACCGGTTCACGCTCGACCACTGCGCGCTGTACGACCACCCGGCCGCGCTGGCGGAGCTGCGCCGCCACGTCGGGGACCGGCGGGTGCACGTCATCGCGCACTGCCTGGGCGCGATGACGTTCATGATGAGCCTGTACGCGGGCGTGGCCACCGGGATCACCAGCGTCGTGTGCAACAGCGTGGCGCTGACCCCCCGGGTCCCCCGGTGGTCGCGGTACAAGCTGGCCTTCGGGCCGGCGCTGGCGGAGTACGTGCTGGGGTTCTCGTTCCTGGACCCCCGCTTCGGGGAGGCGCCGGCGATGACCCGCGGCTGGATGCTGTCGCGGCTGATCTCGGCGGTGCACCGCGAGTGCGACGTGCGGTCCTGCCACATGCTCAGCTTCATGTGGGGCAGCGGCCGGCCCGCGCTGTACGAGCACCACAACCTGGACGATGCCACCCACCTGCGCATCGCCGACATCTGCGGGGGCGTCGGCGTGCACTACTACCGGCACGTCCATGCGATGGTGAAGGCCGGCAGGGCGGTGAAGTACGACCGAGGGGACCGTCGTCTCACCGCCCTGCCGGACGACTACCTCGCCGGCGCCGGCGGGGTGCGCACTCCGACGCTGCTGCTGGCCGGCGACCGCAACCGGGTCTTCGGCGACTCCAACCTGGTGTGCCACGCCCGGCTGCGGCAGGCCGCGCCGGGGCTGCACGAGCTGGGCGTGCTGCCCGGCTACGGGCACATGGACCCGTTCCTCGGCAGGGACGCGCACGCCGACGTGTTCCCGAAGATGGTCGACTTCATCAAGCGGAAGGCGGCCTGACCGTGGGCGAGCAGGCGCGCGAACACGTCGACGCGGTGGTCGTCGGCTCCGGGTTCGGGGGCTCGGTGGCCGCCTACCGGCTGGCGGAGGCGGGCCGGTCGGTGGTGGTGCTGGAGCGCGGGCGGGCGTTCCCGCCCGGCAGTTTCCCCCGCTCCCCCGCCGAGATGAGCCGGGCGTTCTGGGACCCGCGCGAGGGCCTGCACGGGATGTACGACGTGTGGCACTTCTCCGGCTGCGACTCGGTGGTGGCCAGCGGGCTGGGGGGCGGCTCGCTGATCTACGCCAACGTGCTGCTGCGCAAGGACGAGCGCTGGTTCGTCCACGAGCACCGCGCCCCGGACGGCGGGTACGAGCCGTGGCCGATCTCCCGCGCCGACCTGGACCCGCACTACGACGCCGTCGAGAAGATGCTGGGCGCCACGCCGTACCCGCTCGACGAGCCCGCCTACGCCGACACCCCCAAGACGCAGGCGCTGCAGGACGCCGCCGCCGAACTCGGCCTGGACTGGTTCCTGCCGCCGCTGGCGGTGAGCTTCGCCCCCGAGCCCGGCGCCGCGCCCGGCATCGGGCTGCCCATCCCCGAGCCCGGATACGGCAACCTGCACGGCGTGCCCCGCCGCACCTGCCGGCTGTGCGCCGAGTGCGACATCGGCTGCAACGACGGCAGCAAGAACAGCCTGGACCACACCTACCTGTCGGCCGCCCGCCACCACGGCGCCGACCTGCGCACCTCCCACGAGGTCACCCGGATCCGGCCCCGGACCGGCGGCGGCTACGAGGTCGACTACGTCCACCACGACCCCGCCCGCGAGTCCCGCGACCTGCCCGTCCGCACCATCGGCTGCGACCGGCTGATCCTGGCCGCCGGCACCTACGGCACCACCTACCTGCTGCTGCGCTCCCGCGGCGACCTGCCGGGCCTCGGCCCCGCGCTGGGCACCCGGTTCTGCGGCAACGGCGATCTGCTGACGTTCCTGCTGCGGGCCAGGGACCGCGACCGGGTCCGGCCCCTGAACGCCAGCCGGGGGCCCGTCATCACCAGCGCGATCCGGCTGCCCGACGAGGCCGACGCCGACCCGTTCGGCGGCAGCGGCCAGCGCGGCGCCTACATCCAGGACGGCGGCTATCCCGAGTTCGTGACCTGGATGGTCGAGGGCGCCGACGTGGCCGACCGGATCGGCCGCGCCCTGCGGTTCCTGTGGGACCGGGCGGTGGACCTGTTCTGCGACGCGCCCGACAGCAACCTGTCGGCCGAGCTCAGCGAGCTGATCGGCGACGGGGCCCTGTCGGTCAGCTCACTGCCGCTGCTCGGCATGGGCCGCGACACCCCCGACGGGGTGCTGCGGCTCGACGGCGACATGCTGCGGGCCGAATGGACCACCGCGACCAGCGAGGCGCACTTCGAACGGGTCCGCAAGATCATGCAGCGGATCGGCGACGTGCTCGGCGCCGACTACAAGGACAACCCGATCTGGTTCCGCAAGCGGATCGTCACCGTGCATCCGCTGGGCGGCGCCCCGATCGGGCGGCATCCGGACGAGGGGGTCTGCGACCCGTACGGAGAGGTCTTCGGGCACCCCGGCCTGTACATCGCCGACGGGGCGGCGATGCCCGGGCCGGTGGGCGCCAACCCCTCGCTGACCATCGCCGCGATGGCCGACCGGATGTGCTCCCGGCTTCTCGACACGGGGGCCGGGCCGACCGCGGGC is a genomic window containing:
- a CDS encoding alpha/beta fold hydrolase: MSDRIPRFTHAGVTDAEISVHPFATEDGLGLQLTRFRRADCDDVVLLVHGLTMSSDMFVMPEHRNLVTHLHDEGFTDVWAVDFRMSNRYPYDMETHRFTLDHCALYDHPAALAELRRHVGDRRVHVIAHCLGAMTFMMSLYAGVATGITSVVCNSVALTPRVPRWSRYKLAFGPALAEYVLGFSFLDPRFGEAPAMTRGWMLSRLISAVHRECDVRSCHMLSFMWGSGRPALYEHHNLDDATHLRIADICGGVGVHYYRHVHAMVKAGRAVKYDRGDRRLTALPDDYLAGAGGVRTPTLLLAGDRNRVFGDSNLVCHARLRQAAPGLHELGVLPGYGHMDPFLGRDAHADVFPKMVDFIKRKAA
- a CDS encoding GMC oxidoreductase; its protein translation is MGEQAREHVDAVVVGSGFGGSVAAYRLAEAGRSVVVLERGRAFPPGSFPRSPAEMSRAFWDPREGLHGMYDVWHFSGCDSVVASGLGGGSLIYANVLLRKDERWFVHEHRAPDGGYEPWPISRADLDPHYDAVEKMLGATPYPLDEPAYADTPKTQALQDAAAELGLDWFLPPLAVSFAPEPGAAPGIGLPIPEPGYGNLHGVPRRTCRLCAECDIGCNDGSKNSLDHTYLSAARHHGADLRTSHEVTRIRPRTGGGYEVDYVHHDPARESRDLPVRTIGCDRLILAAGTYGTTYLLLRSRGDLPGLGPALGTRFCGNGDLLTFLLRARDRDRVRPLNASRGPVITSAIRLPDEADADPFGGSGQRGAYIQDGGYPEFVTWMVEGADVADRIGRALRFLWDRAVDLFCDAPDSNLSAELSELIGDGALSVSSLPLLGMGRDTPDGVLRLDGDMLRAEWTTATSEAHFERVRKIMQRIGDVLGADYKDNPIWFRKRIVTVHPLGGAPIGRHPDEGVCDPYGEVFGHPGLYIADGAAMPGPVGANPSLTIAAMADRMCSRLLDTGAGPTAGGARGPSATGPALGKPGANLTTLAFTEEMKGHWTPGVADPRAGEEAGAREPLAFELTITADDLDRFLDDPEHTARAEGWVDAPWLGGRRTVTRGWFNLFAPAGHPDRRAMRYRLHLADADGRPVTLVGRKDVQDGPPTRIWPDTSTLYVRLLGGHVHPAADGAAPVIGAGVLHIHLEDFITQLTTFRATGPGAAAALARFGAFFAGQLWRVYGPDD